A single window of Granulibacter bethesdensis DNA harbors:
- a CDS encoding MBL fold metallo-hydrolase, producing the protein MRVVILGCGGSAGVPQLGGEDGRGDWGACDPSEPRNQRTRSSIVIEQDGRRLLIDTGPDLRAQLLATGIAGIDAVLFTHAHADHITGLDDVRILNRLTGKPIDAYGSPKTIEELTLRFDYAFRPWKPPGFYRPVLVPHQVEAGQDLTIAGFPVTLLDQDHGYVRSLGVRIGRFAYSTDVVAMDPEVLDLLKGIDTWVVGCFQRQKHATHAHITLVAQWAARIGVRRTVLTHMGYDLDWAWMQANLPPGLEPGFDGMEIHPAS; encoded by the coding sequence ATGCGCGTCGTCATTCTCGGCTGTGGAGGTTCTGCCGGGGTTCCCCAGCTCGGTGGTGAGGATGGCAGAGGGGATTGGGGAGCCTGCGACCCATCCGAACCCAGAAACCAGCGTACACGCTCGTCCATCGTGATCGAGCAGGATGGACGACGCCTGCTGATCGATACTGGTCCTGATCTACGGGCACAATTGCTGGCAACCGGTATCGCGGGCATTGATGCGGTGCTGTTTACCCATGCCCATGCCGACCACATTACCGGACTGGATGATGTCCGCATCCTGAACCGCCTGACAGGGAAGCCCATTGACGCTTACGGCAGCCCAAAAACGATTGAGGAGCTGACGCTTCGCTTCGATTATGCGTTCCGTCCATGGAAACCTCCGGGATTTTACCGCCCCGTACTGGTGCCGCATCAGGTGGAGGCCGGGCAGGACCTCACCATCGCCGGGTTCCCGGTGACGCTGCTCGATCAGGATCACGGCTATGTGCGTTCGCTGGGGGTTCGGATAGGCCGATTTGCATACTCGACGGATGTCGTAGCCATGGATCCGGAGGTGCTGGATCTGTTGAAAGGCATCGACACCTGGGTTGTCGGATGCTTTCAGCGACAGAAGCACGCAACGCATGCCCATATTACTCTGGTCGCTCAATGGGCGGCGAGGATCGGGGTCAGGCGTACCGTGCTGACCCATATGGGCTATGATCTCGACTGGGCATGGATGCAGGCCAATCTTCCCCCGGGTCTTGAACCAGGTTTCGACGGGATGGAGATTCATCCCGCCTCCTGA
- the metG gene encoding methionine--tRNA ligase, which yields MNTRYYCTTPIYYVNGAPHIGHAYTCVATDVLARWKRLEGRDVFFLTGTDEHGQKVEKAAADAGVDPQTFIDGMADGFRAMAEKMNTSHDRFIRTTEPEHKKAVAALWSRLEERGEIYLGSYEGWYAVRDEAFYGEDELTLKPDGKRYAPTGAPVERVTEPSYFFRLSRWGDALLKLYEDQADFIAPQARRNEVISFVKQGLTDLSISRTSFSWGVPVPGDANHVVYVWLDALTNYLTAVGYPDETSPAWPFWPADLHMVGKDILRFHAIFWPAFLMAAGLPLPRRVFAHGWWTVEGEKMSKSLGNTIEPGALVDEFGLDPVRFFLLREVPFGNDGDFSRRAMIGRMNTELANDLGNLAQRTLSLIARNCDGALPARGAETEDDATLLRDAASLPVKMGAQIERQAFHEALEEAWKVIRAANGYIDRQAPWALKKTDPDRMRDVLRVLADVLRIIATVMQPFVPDSAARMLVQLGVPEAAGEQIPFDALETHLAEGTRLPAPQGIFPRFVDEAA from the coding sequence ATGAACACCCGTTACTATTGCACGACCCCGATCTATTACGTGAACGGTGCCCCCCATATCGGGCACGCCTATACCTGTGTTGCCACCGACGTTCTGGCCCGCTGGAAGCGTCTGGAGGGCAGGGATGTGTTCTTTCTGACCGGCACAGACGAGCATGGCCAGAAGGTCGAGAAAGCTGCTGCCGATGCCGGGGTCGATCCCCAGACTTTCATCGACGGTATGGCCGATGGTTTCCGCGCCATGGCGGAGAAAATGAACACCTCTCATGACCGGTTTATCCGCACCACCGAACCTGAGCACAAGAAAGCAGTGGCCGCCCTGTGGTCCAGGTTGGAGGAACGTGGAGAAATTTATCTCGGCAGTTATGAGGGCTGGTACGCGGTCCGTGATGAGGCTTTCTATGGCGAGGACGAGCTCACGCTGAAGCCTGACGGCAAGCGCTATGCACCGACCGGTGCGCCGGTGGAGCGGGTGACGGAGCCGAGCTATTTCTTCCGTCTGTCCCGCTGGGGGGATGCACTGCTCAAGCTTTATGAGGATCAGGCCGATTTCATTGCACCGCAGGCCCGCCGGAACGAGGTGATCAGCTTCGTTAAACAGGGGCTGACCGATCTTTCCATCAGCCGCACCAGCTTCTCCTGGGGGGTGCCGGTGCCGGGTGATGCAAACCATGTTGTCTATGTCTGGCTGGATGCGCTGACCAATTATCTGACGGCTGTGGGTTATCCTGACGAAACTTCACCCGCCTGGCCGTTCTGGCCGGCCGATCTGCATATGGTCGGCAAGGACATCCTGCGTTTCCACGCGATTTTCTGGCCAGCCTTCCTGATGGCTGCGGGCCTGCCGCTGCCGCGACGCGTGTTCGCGCATGGCTGGTGGACGGTCGAGGGCGAGAAAATGAGCAAGTCGCTCGGCAATACGATCGAGCCGGGTGCGCTGGTGGATGAGTTCGGCCTCGATCCGGTCCGGTTTTTCCTGCTGCGGGAAGTGCCGTTCGGAAATGATGGCGATTTCAGCCGTCGCGCCATGATCGGGCGGATGAATACCGAGTTGGCCAATGATCTCGGTAATCTGGCGCAGCGAACCCTGTCCCTGATCGCCCGTAACTGTGATGGTGCGTTGCCTGCGCGTGGGGCGGAGACCGAGGATGACGCCACCTTGCTACGTGATGCGGCCTCCCTACCGGTGAAAATGGGCGCGCAGATCGAGCGCCAGGCGTTTCATGAAGCGTTGGAGGAGGCATGGAAAGTCATCCGAGCCGCCAATGGCTATATCGACCGTCAGGCGCCCTGGGCGCTGAAGAAAACCGATCCAGACCGGATGCGGGATGTATTGCGTGTTCTGGCTGATGTGCTGCGGATTATCGCCACGGTGATGCAGCCTTTCGTCCCTGACAGCGCTGCCCGTATGCTGGTGCAGCTCGGCGTGCCGGAAGCAGCCGGTGAGCAGATTCCGTTTGATGCGTTGGAGACGCATCTGGCGGAGGGCACTCGCCTGCCAGCCCCTCAGGGTATCTTCCCCCGTTTTGTTGATGAGGCTGCTTGA
- a CDS encoding YoaK family protein, whose amino-acid sequence MPFALTPRVVRIMRATVGFILVFSLSMLAGMTDAIGFLSVDEFMSFMSGNTTRMGVALSLENIERFERLALVIAMFVVGNALGMMLSYSTRRLRIPVLMLFISTLLCIAAGWPGDEMGTPSLVCAVIAMGALNNVVDNVEGVALALTYVSGALSKFGRGLGRFMMGDRNLDWLAQIVPWGGLVVGATIGAALQEHYGRHGLWACFAVSLILTTTSVLIPRAWQRRFG is encoded by the coding sequence ATGCCGTTCGCTCTTACGCCACGCGTCGTGCGCATCATGCGTGCCACAGTCGGTTTTATACTTGTCTTCAGCCTCTCCATGCTTGCGGGCATGACGGATGCAATCGGCTTTCTGTCGGTCGATGAATTCATGTCGTTCATGAGCGGCAATACCACACGGATGGGGGTGGCGCTCAGTCTGGAAAATATTGAGCGGTTCGAGCGACTTGCGCTGGTCATCGCCATGTTTGTAGTCGGTAACGCTCTCGGTATGATGCTGAGCTACTCCACGCGCCGACTACGGATTCCAGTACTGATGCTGTTCATAAGCACCCTGCTGTGCATCGCCGCGGGCTGGCCGGGTGATGAGATGGGTACACCTTCTCTGGTTTGCGCGGTCATTGCGATGGGCGCACTCAACAACGTGGTTGATAATGTCGAAGGAGTCGCTCTGGCGCTGACCTATGTCAGCGGCGCATTGTCGAAATTCGGGCGTGGGCTGGGGCGCTTCATGATGGGCGATCGCAATCTGGACTGGTTGGCGCAGATCGTCCCATGGGGGGGGCTGGTGGTCGGTGCCACCATCGGCGCCGCCCTTCAGGAACATTACGGACGCCATGGTCTTTGGGCATGCTTCGCCGTATCCCTGATCCTGACCACGACATCGGTGCTGATCCCCCGCGCCTGGCAGCGCCGGTTCGGTTAA
- a CDS encoding TatD family hydrolase, which produces MLIDSHCHLDYFEAELSDLLSRAQAAGVEEMVTISVRLSQTPWLIACAEAHPGVWCTIGVHPQHAHEEAMPEVADLVALTRHPKVVGIGESGLDYFYDRASVDVQKESFRRHIHAARETGLPLCIHARDADDDIAGLLEEEHRNGAFPFLLHCFSSGRGLAERAAAIGGYFSLSGILTFPKSTELRAIVADLPSDRLLLETDSPYLAPVPHRGKRNEPAHMARTAETLASVRGMSVEEIAALTTANFRRLFTRTT; this is translated from the coding sequence ATGCTGATCGATAGTCATTGTCATCTGGATTACTTCGAGGCCGAGCTGTCCGATCTGCTGAGCCGTGCGCAAGCAGCCGGGGTCGAGGAGATGGTGACAATTTCCGTGCGCCTGTCACAGACACCATGGTTGATCGCCTGTGCGGAAGCGCATCCCGGGGTCTGGTGCACCATTGGTGTTCATCCCCAGCATGCTCATGAGGAGGCCATGCCGGAGGTTGCCGATCTGGTAGCCCTGACCCGTCATCCGAAAGTGGTAGGGATTGGTGAATCCGGCCTTGATTACTTCTACGATCGGGCTTCGGTGGATGTGCAGAAGGAAAGCTTCCGTCGGCATATCCATGCGGCGAGGGAAACCGGCCTGCCGCTTTGTATTCATGCGCGGGATGCGGACGACGATATTGCCGGTTTGCTGGAGGAAGAACACCGGAATGGGGCTTTCCCTTTTCTGCTGCATTGTTTCAGTTCCGGGCGTGGGCTGGCGGAACGGGCGGCTGCGATCGGTGGCTATTTCAGCCTGTCGGGTATCCTGACTTTTCCCAAATCGACCGAATTGCGTGCGATTGTTGCCGATCTGCCTTCTGATCGGCTGCTGCTGGAGACAGACTCTCCCTATCTTGCTCCGGTACCGCATCGCGGCAAGCGCAATGAGCCTGCCCATATGGCACGCACGGCGGAAACACTGGCTTCGGTGCGCGGCATGTCTGTGGAGGAGATCGCAGCGCTGACCACGGCCAATTTCCGCCGTCTGTTCACAAGAACAACATGA